Proteins encoded in a region of the Thermococcus sp. genome:
- a CDS encoding ADP-specific glucokinase: MWDRLYASAFEKVINRLGNIGRVLLAYNTNIDAIKYLNSRDLEERVNRAGKEEVLRYSEELPEKIMSVQQLLGSILWSVKLGKAAELFVESCSTRFYMKLWGWDELRMGGQVGIMANLLGGVYGIPVIAHVPQISRLQAGLFKDGPIYVPKIENGQLRLVHPKEFNADEESCIHFIYEFPRGFTVFDFEAPRENRFIGSADDYNPNLFIRTEFRKNFDEIAKNVDLAIVSGLQALTKDNYREPFETIRGHLEVLNDRNVPAHLEFAFTPDETVRKAILDFLGNFWSVGLNEVELASIMEVIGEKRLAEKLLANDPVDPIAVTEAMLKLAERAGVKRIHFHTYGYYLALTDYKGEFVRDALLFAALAAAAKAKLGDVHSMDDIVKAMKVPVNERAKPVEEALAKEYGMEKGLAEVDDYQLAFVPTKIVEKPKSTVGIGDTISSSAFVGEFALKMG, translated from the coding sequence ATGTGGGACAGGCTTTACGCTTCTGCCTTCGAGAAAGTCATTAATAGGCTTGGAAACATCGGAAGGGTTTTGCTTGCCTACAACACCAACATAGATGCCATAAAATATCTGAACTCGCGGGACCTTGAGGAGAGAGTGAACAGGGCCGGGAAGGAAGAGGTTCTCCGCTATTCAGAAGAGCTCCCGGAAAAGATAATGAGCGTTCAACAACTGCTCGGCTCAATTCTGTGGAGCGTCAAGCTCGGAAAAGCGGCTGAGCTCTTCGTCGAGAGCTGTTCTACAAGATTTTATATGAAGCTTTGGGGCTGGGACGAGCTCAGGATGGGGGGTCAGGTGGGAATCATGGCCAATCTCCTCGGCGGTGTTTACGGCATTCCGGTAATAGCTCACGTCCCCCAGATTTCGAGGCTCCAGGCCGGTCTGTTCAAGGACGGACCGATTTATGTTCCGAAGATTGAAAACGGTCAGCTCAGGCTGGTTCATCCGAAGGAATTCAACGCTGATGAGGAGAGTTGCATACACTTCATTTACGAGTTCCCGAGGGGCTTTACAGTTTTCGACTTCGAAGCGCCAAGGGAAAACCGCTTCATAGGCTCGGCAGACGACTACAATCCAAATCTTTTCATAAGGACTGAGTTTAGGAAGAATTTTGATGAAATAGCTAAAAATGTGGACCTCGCTATAGTAAGTGGTCTTCAGGCGTTGACTAAGGATAACTACCGCGAGCCCTTCGAAACGATAAGGGGACACCTTGAGGTTCTCAACGATAGGAACGTTCCCGCTCACCTCGAGTTCGCTTTCACCCCCGATGAGACCGTCAGGAAAGCTATCCTTGACTTTCTCGGCAACTTCTGGAGCGTCGGTTTAAACGAGGTCGAGCTGGCCTCGATCATGGAGGTTATTGGCGAGAAGAGGCTCGCTGAAAAGCTCCTCGCCAATGACCCCGTTGACCCGATAGCGGTCACAGAGGCCATGCTCAAGCTCGCTGAGAGGGCCGGCGTTAAAAGAATACACTTCCATACCTATGGCTACTACCTTGCGTTGACCGACTACAAAGGCGAGTTCGTCAGAGATGCACTCCTCTTCGCGGCTTTAGCCGCTGCCGCAAAGGCGAAGCTCGGTGACGTTCACTCGATGGACGACATCGTGAAGGCCATGAAAGTTCCGGTCAACGAGAGGGCCAAACCGGTTGAAGAGGCCCTCGCCAAGGAGTATGGAATGGAGAAAGGACTGGCCGAAGTTGATGACTATCAGCTCGCCTTCGTCCCGACGAAAATCGTGGAGAAGCCCAAGTCAACCGTCGGAATCGGCGACACGATTTCAAGCTCGGCCTTCGTTGGGGAGTTTGCATTGAAGATGGGGTAA
- the mpgS gene encoding mannosyl-3-phosphoglycerate synthase — protein MLLEAPVYKELFGAVEVYEVQKVIKLDSETRDVGTFTVKNVPREEIYRILEDIAIVVPMKNEKLQLVDGVLKAIPHQCPIIIVSNSKREGPNLFKQEVDLVKHFYNLTRSRIIMVHQKDPGLAEAFRKVGYTNILDGDSVRSGKGEGMLIGLLLAKAIGAKYVGFVDADNYIPGSVNEYVKDYAAGFLMSESEYTMVRLSWRHKPKVTTRGLYFKKWGRVSEITNRYMNALFGVATNFETNIIATGNAGEHAMSIKLAEIMPFATGYAIEPYELVYLFETFGRWESKREDVYEQGIEVFQIETLNPHLHEDKGKEHVRNMLLSSLGTIYHSKLATKDLKERILYELKLHGLLEEGQEPPKPRVMPPVEGIDVGEWMKVLEDETETLLRFEV, from the coding sequence TTGCTACTAGAGGCACCGGTTTATAAGGAGCTCTTCGGGGCAGTTGAAGTCTATGAGGTTCAAAAGGTAATAAAACTAGACAGCGAGACGAGGGACGTTGGAACCTTTACCGTTAAAAACGTCCCAAGGGAAGAAATCTACAGAATCCTTGAGGATATAGCCATAGTTGTCCCTATGAAGAACGAGAAGCTTCAGCTCGTTGATGGCGTCCTTAAGGCGATTCCCCACCAGTGCCCCATAATAATAGTCTCAAACAGCAAGAGAGAAGGCCCGAACCTCTTCAAGCAGGAGGTCGACCTCGTTAAGCACTTCTACAACCTAACGCGCTCGAGGATAATCATGGTCCACCAGAAGGACCCGGGTCTGGCAGAGGCCTTCAGGAAGGTAGGTTATACCAACATACTTGACGGTGATTCAGTGAGGAGCGGTAAGGGAGAGGGCATGCTCATAGGTCTTCTTCTCGCGAAGGCCATTGGGGCAAAGTACGTCGGTTTTGTTGATGCCGACAACTACATCCCCGGTTCTGTGAATGAGTACGTTAAGGATTACGCCGCAGGTTTTCTCATGAGCGAGAGCGAATATACTATGGTGAGATTGAGCTGGCGCCATAAGCCGAAAGTAACTACTAGAGGGCTGTATTTCAAGAAGTGGGGTCGTGTGAGCGAGATTACCAACCGCTACATGAACGCCCTCTTCGGAGTTGCAACTAACTTCGAGACCAACATAATAGCGACCGGAAACGCCGGCGAGCACGCAATGAGCATAAAGCTCGCAGAGATAATGCCCTTTGCCACAGGTTATGCTATAGAACCCTATGAGCTCGTTTACCTCTTCGAAACCTTCGGCAGATGGGAGAGCAAGAGAGAAGACGTATATGAGCAGGGAATTGAGGTTTTCCAGATAGAAACCCTGAATCCGCATCTCCATGAAGACAAGGGCAAGGAGCACGTCAGGAACATGCTTTTGAGCTCCCTTGGAACGATATATCACTCCAAACTAGCCACAAAGGACCTGAAGGAAAGAATACTCTACGAGCTGAAGCTCCACGGTCTCCTTGAAGAAGGGCAGGAACCCCCTAAGCCCCGCGTGATGCCGCCTGTAGAGGGAATAGACGTGGGGGAGTGGATGAAGGTCCTTGAAGATGAGACAGAAACTCTGCTGAGGTTCGAAGTATGA
- the mpgP gene encoding mannosyl-3-phosphoglycerate phosphatase, which produces MTTRVIFLDLDGTLLGDDYSPEKAKPIVDELVKRGYEVIINTSKTRFEVEYYLSAWRLEKPFVVENGSAVYVPEGHFLGDIIRDVTNLHRENYWVMELGKSYIEIRAVLDVIAGDYGLKYYGNSTIGEVMAFTGLPEKLARLAMMREYSETIFRWKKQGFERELSKNGLKTTRGTRFIGVTGNTDKGRGAKALLSLYSSLEKVESYAVGDGENDFPLFDVVDKAFIVGNLSHPKATHISSIDELLEVIP; this is translated from the coding sequence ATGACCACCCGGGTCATTTTCCTCGACCTCGATGGAACGCTCCTTGGAGACGACTATTCCCCGGAGAAGGCCAAACCCATAGTTGATGAGCTCGTAAAAAGGGGTTATGAGGTCATTATAAACACCTCAAAAACACGGTTTGAAGTCGAATACTACCTCTCGGCTTGGCGACTTGAAAAGCCCTTTGTTGTTGAAAACGGAAGCGCTGTTTACGTTCCCGAAGGCCACTTCCTGGGAGATATTATCAGGGACGTTACCAATCTTCACAGGGAGAACTACTGGGTAATGGAGCTTGGAAAATCCTACATAGAAATCAGGGCCGTCCTCGATGTCATAGCTGGAGATTATGGGCTAAAATACTACGGCAACTCGACTATAGGGGAAGTAATGGCTTTCACGGGTCTTCCGGAGAAACTGGCGAGGCTCGCGATGATGAGGGAATACAGTGAAACAATATTCCGCTGGAAAAAACAGGGGTTCGAGAGGGAACTCTCGAAAAACGGCCTCAAAACAACGAGGGGGACCAGGTTCATAGGGGTAACTGGAAACACCGACAAGGGAAGGGGTGCAAAAGCCCTTCTTTCACTTTATTCCAGCCTTGAAAAGGTTGAAAGTTACGCTGTGGGAGACGGAGAAAACGACTTTCCACTCTTCGATGTCGTTGATAAAGCCTTCATCGTTGGAAACCTATCCCATCCCAAGGCTACTCATATAAGCTCGATTGATGAATTGCTGGAGGTGATACCGTGA
- a CDS encoding mannose-1-phosphate guanylyltransferase/mannose-6-phosphate isomerase, with protein sequence MKTVILAGGKGTRLWPLSRELMPKQFVRFLDEKSLFQKTVERALMFSKPGEIFIVTNRNYRFRVLDDLRELGVEIPEENLLLEPAGKNTLPAILWATLRIEEEFGDSVVAVLPSDHLIEVNEAYERAFENAEKLAKSYLVTFGIKPTRPHTGYGYIKPGEKIAEDGTVIGYTVAEFKEKPDFETAKRYVESGYYWNSGMFAFSSSLFIEEVQKHAPQVWEAFEESGDIEEVYNRVPEISIDYGVMEKTDKAAVVPLNTRWSDLGSFDAIYEVLEKDAEGNAIRIRGKNGYHVGVNSRNNLIMTERLTATVGVEDLIIIDTGDALLVAKKGESQRVKEVYKALKELGDERVVVHRTAYRPWGSYTVLEEGDRYKIKRLTVLPGKKLSLQMHYHRSEHWVVVRGTAKVIVGDKEILLRPGESTFIPAGVKHRLENPGKVVLEVIETQIGEYLGEDDIVRFDDEFGRV encoded by the coding sequence GTGAAGACCGTTATCCTTGCCGGCGGAAAGGGGACGAGGCTCTGGCCCCTGAGCAGGGAACTGATGCCCAAGCAGTTCGTCCGATTCCTCGACGAGAAAAGCCTCTTCCAGAAGACTGTTGAGAGGGCCTTGATGTTCTCAAAGCCCGGCGAGATATTCATTGTGACCAACAGGAACTACAGGTTTAGGGTTCTTGACGATTTGAGGGAGCTGGGAGTTGAAATCCCCGAGGAAAATCTACTCCTTGAACCCGCTGGAAAGAACACTTTACCCGCAATCCTCTGGGCGACGCTCCGAATAGAGGAGGAATTCGGGGATTCCGTCGTTGCCGTTCTGCCCAGCGACCACTTAATTGAAGTCAATGAGGCTTACGAGAGGGCCTTTGAGAACGCCGAAAAGCTGGCTAAGAGCTATCTGGTGACCTTTGGAATAAAGCCGACCCGACCCCACACGGGCTATGGCTACATAAAACCCGGGGAGAAGATAGCTGAGGACGGAACGGTCATTGGTTACACCGTTGCCGAGTTCAAGGAAAAACCGGACTTTGAAACGGCAAAGAGGTACGTTGAAAGCGGTTACTACTGGAACAGCGGAATGTTCGCGTTTTCGAGTTCCCTCTTCATCGAGGAAGTTCAGAAGCACGCGCCTCAGGTGTGGGAAGCCTTTGAGGAGAGCGGTGACATCGAGGAGGTTTACAACCGCGTTCCCGAGATAAGCATAGACTACGGCGTCATGGAGAAGACCGACAAAGCGGCAGTGGTTCCACTCAACACGAGGTGGAGCGACCTGGGGAGCTTCGATGCCATCTACGAAGTTCTCGAAAAGGACGCCGAAGGGAATGCCATCAGGATTCGCGGAAAGAACGGCTACCACGTCGGTGTGAACTCAAGGAACAACCTCATAATGACGGAGAGACTTACCGCGACGGTTGGAGTTGAGGATCTGATAATCATAGACACCGGCGATGCCCTTCTCGTTGCCAAAAAGGGAGAGAGCCAGAGAGTCAAGGAGGTTTACAAGGCACTCAAAGAACTCGGCGACGAGCGTGTCGTTGTCCACAGAACGGCCTACAGGCCCTGGGGTAGCTACACTGTCCTTGAAGAGGGCGACCGTTACAAGATAAAGCGCCTGACGGTTCTGCCGGGCAAGAAACTGTCGCTCCAGATGCACTACCACCGCTCGGAGCACTGGGTCGTTGTCAGGGGTACTGCGAAGGTAATCGTTGGGGACAAGGAGATACTCCTCAGGCCCGGTGAGAGCACTTTCATTCCGGCTGGAGTCAAGCACCGCCTCGAAAATCCTGGGAAAGTTGTGCTGGAAGTTATAGAGACCCAGATTGGTGAGTACCTCGGTGAGGACGACATCGTAAGGTTCGACGACGAGTTCGGGAGGGTCTGA
- the glmM gene encoding phosphoglucosamine mutase encodes MGRLFGTFGVRGIANEKITPEFALKMGMAFGTMLKREGREKPLVVVGRDTRVSGEMLKDALISGLLSVGCDVIDVGIAPTPAIQWATAHFNADGGAVITASHNPPEYNGIKLLEPNGMGLKKEREAVVEEVFFNEDFDRAKWDEIGEVREEDIIKPYIEAIKARVDVEAIKKRRPFVVVDTSNGAGSLTLPYLLRELGCKVVSVNAHPDGHFPARNPEPNEENLKEFKEIVKALGADFGVAQDGDADRAVFIDENGRFIQGDKTFALVADAVLREKGGGLLVTTIATSNLLDDIAKRNNAKVMRTKVGDLIVARALLEHNGTIGGEENGGVIFPDFVLGRDGAMTTAKIVEIFAKSGKKFSELIDELPKYYQFKTKRKVEGDRKAIVEKVAELARARGYTIDTTDGTKIIFPDGWVLVRASGTEPIIRVFSEAKSEEKAREYLELGLKLLEEALRG; translated from the coding sequence ATGGGGAGGCTTTTCGGGACCTTTGGGGTCCGCGGCATAGCGAACGAGAAGATAACTCCTGAGTTCGCCCTGAAAATGGGAATGGCCTTCGGAACGATGCTCAAAAGGGAGGGAAGGGAAAAGCCCCTCGTCGTTGTCGGCAGGGATACGCGCGTCAGCGGTGAGATGCTCAAAGATGCTTTAATCAGCGGTTTGCTTAGTGTGGGCTGTGACGTTATAGACGTTGGCATCGCCCCAACGCCCGCTATACAGTGGGCCACCGCTCACTTCAACGCTGACGGTGGGGCGGTGATTACCGCCAGCCACAACCCGCCAGAATACAACGGCATAAAGCTCCTCGAGCCGAACGGCATGGGTCTCAAGAAGGAACGTGAAGCCGTCGTTGAGGAGGTCTTCTTCAACGAGGACTTCGACAGGGCTAAATGGGATGAGATAGGCGAGGTCCGCGAGGAGGACATCATAAAGCCCTACATCGAGGCGATAAAGGCCAGGGTGGACGTTGAGGCGATAAAGAAGAGAAGACCCTTCGTTGTAGTTGATACTTCCAACGGTGCTGGCTCACTAACCCTCCCCTACCTCCTCAGGGAGCTCGGGTGTAAGGTCGTGAGCGTTAACGCCCATCCCGACGGTCACTTTCCAGCGAGAAATCCCGAGCCGAACGAGGAGAACCTGAAGGAGTTCAAGGAGATAGTGAAGGCCCTTGGAGCGGACTTTGGCGTTGCACAGGATGGGGATGCAGACAGGGCAGTATTCATAGACGAAAACGGACGCTTCATACAGGGCGACAAGACATTCGCTTTGGTTGCCGATGCCGTGCTGAGGGAGAAGGGTGGCGGGCTCCTCGTAACGACGATAGCAACATCCAACCTTCTCGACGATATAGCGAAGAGGAACAATGCCAAAGTCATGCGCACAAAGGTCGGCGATTTGATAGTTGCAAGAGCTTTGCTTGAGCACAACGGGACAATCGGTGGTGAGGAGAACGGGGGAGTTATCTTCCCTGACTTCGTCCTAGGCAGGGACGGGGCAATGACGACGGCAAAAATAGTCGAAATCTTTGCGAAATCCGGCAAAAAGTTCAGCGAGCTTATCGATGAACTGCCGAAGTACTATCAGTTCAAGACGAAGAGGAAAGTGGAAGGCGACAGGAAAGCGATAGTGGAGAAGGTCGCGGAGCTTGCCAGGGCAAGGGGATATACCATTGACACCACCGACGGGACGAAGATAATCTTTCCCGACGGCTGGGTTCTCGTGAGGGCCAGCGGGACGGAGCCAATAATCAGGGTCTTCAGCGAAGCCAAGAGCGAGGAGAAGGCAAGGGAATACCTCGAACTGGGACTTAAGCTGTTGGAAGAGGCCCTCAGGGGCTGA
- a CDS encoding ABC transporter ATP-binding protein — MKIYELRNVSYRYPTGEWALRNINMEIEKGETVAIVGPNGAGKTTLLKLMDALVLPSEGEILFEGKPITEETMTDPEFRRKVGFLFQNPDVMLFSATVLEDVAFGPVHLWGKEEGLKRAREELRKLGIERLAERHPYSLSGGEKKKASIACVTSMEPEVLLLDEPTRDLDLRNRNFVLDMIGKWKAEGRTVVVVTHDLRLIRLADRVYVLKEEVLFEGTPRELFSRPELIESANLDVPEIVKLFHMLGLKETPLSVEEAVEILKKKRLSP; from the coding sequence ATGAAGATTTACGAGCTTAGAAACGTCTCATACCGATACCCAACCGGGGAATGGGCGCTGAGAAACATCAACATGGAGATAGAGAAGGGGGAAACCGTGGCGATAGTTGGCCCCAACGGCGCGGGAAAAACGACTCTGCTGAAGCTGATGGACGCACTTGTATTACCGAGTGAGGGTGAGATACTCTTCGAGGGAAAGCCGATAACGGAGGAAACCATGACAGACCCGGAGTTTCGGCGGAAGGTTGGATTCCTGTTCCAGAACCCGGACGTCATGCTTTTCAGCGCGACCGTTCTGGAGGATGTGGCCTTCGGTCCAGTCCACCTGTGGGGGAAGGAGGAAGGACTGAAACGGGCCCGGGAAGAGCTCAGAAAACTCGGAATAGAAAGGCTTGCCGAGAGGCACCCCTACAGCCTCAGCGGAGGGGAGAAGAAGAAGGCCTCTATAGCATGCGTGACGAGCATGGAACCCGAAGTCCTGCTCCTCGACGAGCCGACCAGAGACCTAGACCTGAGAAACAGGAACTTCGTCCTTGACATGATTGGGAAGTGGAAGGCCGAGGGAAGAACAGTAGTGGTGGTAACCCACGACCTCAGGCTGATTCGCCTGGCCGACAGGGTTTACGTGCTCAAAGAAGAAGTCCTTTTTGAGGGAACACCAAGAGAGCTTTTCTCAAGACCGGAACTGATAGAGAGTGCTAACCTTGACGTCCCGGAGATTGTGAAACTTTTCCACATGCTGGGACTGAAGGAAACACCGCTCAGCGTTGAGGAGGCCGTTGAGATACTAAAGAAAAAAAGACTCAGCCCCTGA
- the cbiQ gene encoding cobalt ECF transporter T component CbiQ, with product MGFLEDTAREVLEFTTEAVFSERHARKNGLLQRLDPRLKTVSLVVLVATVVSLQDIRVVVAFYFLALVLAVMSKLPVVEFTKRVWIFIPVFTGIIAVPSIFMVPGDTAFKVLGLTATWEGIRWAVLFTLRVATAVSYAILFTMTSRWNEIVSALASFRVPGMVITIATLTYRYVFLLAKLLLDAMHSRRARLAGELGMVESWKEAGKHIGATFIKANALGEDIYYAMLSRGYTNEVQPIREFRLGKVDYAFSIVTALVVLLTLAFTRGLL from the coding sequence ATGGGGTTCCTGGAGGATACAGCAAGGGAAGTTCTGGAGTTCACAACGGAGGCCGTGTTTTCGGAGAGACACGCCCGGAAGAACGGCCTCCTTCAACGCCTCGACCCACGGCTTAAAACGGTCTCCCTTGTGGTCCTCGTGGCAACCGTTGTTTCCCTTCAGGACATCAGGGTTGTGGTTGCGTTCTACTTCCTGGCCCTCGTTCTTGCAGTCATGTCAAAGCTCCCTGTGGTTGAGTTCACAAAAAGGGTCTGGATTTTCATTCCGGTATTCACCGGGATAATTGCCGTCCCATCGATTTTTATGGTTCCCGGTGATACTGCTTTCAAAGTTCTTGGCCTTACCGCGACATGGGAGGGAATCCGCTGGGCGGTTCTGTTCACGCTGAGGGTTGCAACGGCCGTTTCCTATGCAATACTGTTCACAATGACGAGCAGGTGGAACGAGATAGTTTCGGCCCTGGCCTCGTTCAGGGTTCCCGGAATGGTGATAACGATAGCCACCCTCACCTACAGGTACGTATTCCTTCTCGCGAAGCTCCTCCTTGATGCCATGCACTCCCGGCGGGCAAGACTCGCGGGGGAGCTCGGCATGGTGGAGAGCTGGAAGGAGGCAGGAAAGCACATAGGTGCAACTTTCATAAAGGCAAACGCCCTTGGAGAAGACATTTACTACGCCATGCTTTCGAGGGGCTATACCAACGAAGTCCAGCCCATAAGGGAGTTCCGGCTTGGAAAGGTGGACTACGCCTTCTCAATCGTAACAGCGCTTGTTGTCCTTCTTACGCTGGCCTTCACGAGGGGGTTACTATGA
- a CDS encoding PDGLE domain-containing protein: MDRVTKTLLAIVGVMIILSPIGILLVWNYSDAWGEWDVNTVEQMVGHKLPGMEKLADIWNHAVLPDYNVPGWEDKLHASIGYIISAVVGTALVMLLYYALVKFTVGKGTSS; the protein is encoded by the coding sequence ATGGACAGGGTCACAAAAACGTTGCTCGCCATTGTCGGCGTCATGATAATCCTCTCCCCCATAGGAATACTCCTCGTCTGGAACTACAGTGACGCGTGGGGTGAATGGGACGTCAACACCGTCGAGCAGATGGTCGGCCACAAGCTTCCGGGAATGGAAAAGCTGGCAGACATCTGGAACCACGCGGTTCTTCCGGATTACAACGTCCCCGGCTGGGAAGACAAACTGCACGCATCCATTGGATACATCATCTCAGCAGTGGTCGGGACTGCACTTGTGATGCTCCTCTACTATGCCCTGGTAAAGTTCACGGTCGGGAAGGGCACTTCTTCCTGA
- the cbiM gene encoding cobalt transporter CbiM, with amino-acid sequence MKLHIPDGYLGPYTCAFFYLIMIPIWYKAFRWLKNLKPSQVPLLGVLTAFSFLVMMYNMPVPGGTTAHIVGGTIIAILISPWAATVSLTIVLLIQALFFGDGGITTYAANVFNMGVVLPFVGYYTYRFLTQRLKLNEIVSAGIGAYVGIVTAAIMAGIELGIQPYLQPGYCPYPLRVSVPAMAIAHLVTAGPAAAVVTAAVVWYVKKSRPDLFAMRTITKTRG; translated from the coding sequence GTGAAATTGCACATTCCAGACGGCTACCTCGGTCCGTACACCTGTGCGTTTTTCTACCTGATAATGATACCGATATGGTACAAGGCCTTCAGGTGGCTCAAGAACCTGAAGCCAAGCCAGGTGCCCCTCCTGGGAGTTCTGACGGCCTTTTCGTTCCTTGTGATGATGTACAACATGCCAGTTCCCGGGGGAACGACAGCCCACATCGTTGGAGGGACGATAATAGCGATACTAATCAGCCCATGGGCGGCAACGGTCTCCCTGACAATAGTGCTCCTGATACAGGCCCTCTTCTTTGGCGATGGTGGGATAACGACCTACGCCGCAAACGTCTTCAACATGGGCGTTGTCCTGCCCTTCGTCGGCTACTACACCTACCGCTTCCTTACACAGAGGCTGAAACTCAACGAGATTGTATCCGCTGGAATAGGGGCCTACGTGGGAATAGTGACTGCGGCGATTATGGCGGGAATTGAACTCGGAATTCAGCCCTATCTACAGCCCGGCTACTGCCCGTATCCACTGAGAGTTTCCGTTCCCGCGATGGCAATAGCGCACCTCGTTACCGCTGGTCCAGCGGCGGCTGTCGTCACCGCGGCAGTTGTGTGGTACGTCAAGAAGAGCAGACCCGACCTTTTTGCCATGAGGACAATAACCAAGACGAGGGGGTGA
- a CDS encoding proteasome assembly chaperone family protein, with product MKETTIYLLERPKLRDPVFIEGLPGIGLVGKLAAEHLIQELNAVKFAELYSPHFMHQVIIKKGSIVELMKNEFYYWINPDEDGRDLIIITGDQQVPPTDSPGHYEVVGKMLDLVQELGVREIITMGGYQVPELQGEPRVLAAVTHEELVDYYKEKLKDCSVEVIWREDEGGAIVGAAGLLLGMGKLRSMYGISLLGESLGYIVDAKAAKAVLTAVTKILGIELDMRALEERAKETEEILRKVQEMQRAMLEQQMPPAPEEEDRGYL from the coding sequence ATGAAGGAAACAACCATTTATCTCCTTGAGAGGCCCAAGCTGAGGGATCCAGTCTTTATAGAGGGCCTCCCCGGAATTGGGCTGGTTGGAAAGCTCGCCGCCGAGCACCTCATTCAGGAACTCAACGCCGTTAAGTTCGCGGAGCTTTATTCGCCACACTTCATGCATCAGGTTATCATAAAGAAAGGCTCAATCGTTGAGCTCATGAAGAACGAGTTCTACTACTGGATAAACCCTGACGAGGATGGAAGGGACCTAATCATAATCACCGGCGACCAGCAGGTTCCTCCGACCGACAGCCCCGGCCACTACGAGGTGGTTGGTAAGATGCTCGACCTCGTCCAGGAGCTCGGCGTCAGGGAGATAATAACCATGGGTGGCTATCAGGTTCCAGAATTGCAGGGCGAACCGAGGGTTTTAGCGGCCGTAACCCATGAGGAGCTAGTGGACTACTACAAGGAGAAGCTCAAGGACTGTTCCGTTGAAGTCATCTGGAGGGAAGACGAGGGAGGGGCGATAGTCGGAGCGGCCGGACTGCTCCTCGGCATGGGCAAGCTCCGCTCGATGTACGGCATAAGTCTGCTCGGCGAGAGTCTCGGGTACATAGTCGATGCAAAGGCCGCGAAGGCCGTTTTAACCGCCGTTACGAAGATACTCGGAATTGAGCTCGACATGAGAGCACTTGAGGAGCGCGCAAAGGAAACCGAGGAGATACTCCGGAAGGTTCAGGAGATGCAGAGGGCAATGCTTGAACAGCAGATGCCCCCGGCCCCGGAGGAAGAGGACAGGGGTTACCTCTGA
- a CDS encoding RNA-protein complex protein Nop10, which yields MKFRIRKCPNCGRYTLKETCPVCGTKTKVAHPPRFSPEDPYGEYRRRWKREVLGIGVRK from the coding sequence ATGAAGTTCCGTATAAGGAAGTGCCCCAACTGTGGCAGGTACACCCTCAAGGAGACCTGTCCGGTCTGTGGCACGAAGACCAAGGTGGCCCACCCACCGCGCTTTTCACCCGAGGACCCCTACGGCGAGTACAGGCGCAGGTGGAAGAGGGAAGTCCTTGGGATAGGGGTGAGAAAATGA
- a CDS encoding translation initiation factor IF-2 subunit alpha, which yields MPRKAKEFPEEGEFVVATVKNIHPYGAFLTLDEYPGKEGFMHISEVAPTWVKNIRDYVKEGQKVVVKVIRVDPEKGHIDLSLKRVNQQQRKAKLQEYKRAQKAENLLKMAAERIGKDFETAWREVWVPLEEEYGEVYAAFEDAAQNGIEVLKGLIPDEWLEALKPIIEAYVEIPTVTIDAEFEITVPKPNGIEIIKEALIRARDRANKEKDIEVKFTYQGAPRYRIDITAPDYYKAEEVLESIAEEILRVIKEAGGEATLIRKEKRIKKIKKRR from the coding sequence ATGCCGAGGAAGGCCAAGGAGTTCCCCGAGGAAGGTGAATTCGTCGTTGCTACCGTCAAGAACATTCACCCCTATGGAGCGTTCCTCACCCTTGACGAGTATCCCGGAAAGGAGGGCTTCATGCACATAAGCGAGGTTGCTCCCACGTGGGTCAAGAACATCAGGGACTACGTGAAAGAGGGTCAAAAGGTTGTCGTCAAGGTAATCAGGGTTGACCCGGAGAAGGGGCACATAGACTTGAGCCTCAAGCGCGTCAATCAGCAACAGAGAAAGGCGAAGCTCCAGGAGTACAAGCGCGCCCAGAAGGCCGAGAACCTCCTCAAAATGGCCGCGGAGAGGATTGGCAAGGACTTTGAGACTGCCTGGCGAGAGGTCTGGGTTCCTCTGGAGGAGGAGTACGGGGAGGTTTACGCCGCCTTTGAAGACGCCGCCCAGAACGGCATCGAGGTTCTGAAGGGCCTCATTCCCGACGAGTGGCTCGAAGCTCTCAAGCCAATCATAGAAGCCTACGTCGAGATTCCGACGGTGACGATAGATGCCGAGTTCGAGATAACTGTTCCAAAGCCGAATGGTATCGAAATAATAAAGGAGGCCCTCATAAGAGCCCGCGACAGGGCAAACAAGGAAAAGGACATAGAGGTAAAATTCACATATCAAGGGGCACCGAGGTATAGAATTGACATAACGGCCCCGGACTACTACAAGGCCGAAGAAGTCCTCGAAAGCATAGCCGAGGAGATTCTCAGGGTAATTAAAGAAGCCGGCGGAGAGGCCACGCTGATTAGAAAAGAGAAACGCATAAAGAAGATTAAGAAGAGGAGGTAA